The region TGGATAGGGAAGCGAAGCAAAGACCGCTTTCCCGCTGAGTCGATTCTCTTTGGTGACCTTAACCACACTCTCTTTAATCGCGAAAAGCGTAATCAGGAAGCTGGTAAACAGCATGCCTCCCGTGATGAAAAAGACGATACGTAGCCCGATATAGTCAGCCATAAAGCCACCGAATAAGGGACCGAGGATGACGCCTGCGATCTGTCCGGTCGATAGCATCCCCAGCGCCCAGCCGCTTTTTTCACGCGGAACCTGTGAGGCGATCAGTGCCATCGCGTTGGGAATGTAGCCGGAGGTCAGCCCCATTAACGAACGCAGGATGAACAACTGCCACACGTTGGTCGCTAACCCTTGCAGCGACATCACGATCGCCATGCCGAGCGCAGCGCGCAGCAGCATGAGCTTGCGCCCCTTACGGTCGGCGAGGCTTCCCCATAGCGGTGCCACGGCAGCAGAGATGAGAAAAGACGAGCTGAAGATCAAACCAGACCACAGGCTCAGCGATTCGTGTGAATTCACACCAAGCTGCTCAATGTACAGTGGCAAGAAGGGCAGTATCTGGCTCATGGCCAGCCCGGTGAAAAAGCATCCCAGCCAGGCAGAGAAGAGGTTAAGTTTCCAGGTTTCCATGTGGGCGGAAGGGGCCTTCATCAGCGAATAACCAAT is a window of Pectobacterium punjabense DNA encoding:
- a CDS encoding multidrug efflux MFS transporter produces the protein METWKLNLFSAWLGCFFTGLAMSQILPFLPLYIEQLGVNSHESLSLWSGLIFSSSFLISAAVAPLWGSLADRKGRKLMLLRAALGMAIVMSLQGLATNVWQLFILRSLMGLTSGYIPNAMALIASQVPREKSGWALGMLSTGQIAGVILGPLFGGFMADYIGLRIVFFITGGMLFTSFLITLFAIKESVVKVTKENRLSGKAVFASLPYPALIICLFITTMMIQMANGSISPILTLFIRDLAPGTDNIAFISGVIAAIPGVSALLSAPRLGRLGDRIGAHRVLIAALAISVLLFLVMAVVQSPTQLGILRFMLGFADGALMPTVQALLVKYSSQQVTGRIFGYNQSFMYLGNVLGPLMGSGVSALMGFRWVFVVTAFLVLCNTLQLFFAFRKPRGKG